The following proteins are encoded in a genomic region of Tenebrio molitor chromosome 7, icTenMoli1.1, whole genome shotgun sequence:
- the BckdhB gene encoding 2-oxoisovalerate dehydrogenase subunit beta, mitochondrial isoform X1 has protein sequence MALNKICTRCLRQTRNELGVLNHLINKRNHFVYTPDAGSPVKGEKTKMNMFQAVNNALDLALRSDDTALVFGEDVAFGGVFRCTMGLQSKYGTGRVFNTPLCEQGIVGFGIGAANMGSTAIAEIQFADYIFPAFDQLVNEAAKMRYRSGGEFDCGKLTVRAPCGAVGHGGLYHSQSPEAYFAHTPGLKIVVPRGPIKAKGLLLACIRDPDPCIIFEPKTLYRAAVEEVPVDDFVLPIGKADVLLQGTAVTLIGWGTQVHVLLEVAQLAKTKFNISCEVIDLVSILPWDRTTVCQSAKKTKRVLIAHEAPLTGGFGAELAAAIQEDCFLHLEAPVVRVTGFDTPFPHVFEPFYLPDKWRCLEAIRNLLDY, from the exons ATGGCcctaaacaaaatttgtaccAGATGTTTACGACAGACCAGAAACGAACTCGGAGTTTTAAATCACCTGATCAATAAGAGAAACCATTTTGTTTACACGCCTGATGCAGGATCACCTGTTAAAG GCGAAAAAACCAAAATGAACATGTTCCAGGCGGTAAACAACGCCTTGGATCTGGCACTCCGGTCCGACGATACGGCCCTGGTCTTCGGGGAGGACGTCGCTTTCGGGGGCGTGTTCCGGTGCACGATGGGCCTGCAGTCGAAGTACGGCACTGGTCGAGTGTTCAACACCCCATTATGCGAACAGGGAATTGTCGGTTTCGGGATCGGCGCCGCCAACATGGGTTCCACTGCCATAGCTGAAATTCAATTTGCTGATTACATATTTCCGGCATTCGACCAG CTCGTAAACGAAGCCGCCAAAATGAGATACAGAAGCGGGGGAGAATTCGATTGTGGAAAGTTGACTGTGAGGGCGCCCTGCGGTGCCGTCGGCCATGGTGGACTCTATCATTCCCAAAGCCCCGAGGCCTATTTTGCTCATACGCCAGGGCTAAAG ATAGTCGTCCCGCGGGGTCCGATCAAAGCAAAGGGTTTGCTATTGGCCTGCATCCGCGATCCAGACCCTTGTATAATTTTCGAGCCGAAAACCCTGTACCGAGCGGCGGTCGAAGAAGTGCCCGTCGACGATTTCGTTTTGCCCATTGGAAAAGCGGATGTTTTGCTGCAAG GAACCGCAGTGACGTTGATAGGCTGGGGGACGCAGGTTCACGTCCTTCTGGAGGTAGCACAGCTGGCCAAGACGAAATTCAACATTTCCTGTGAAGTAATAGATCTTGTTTCAATCTTGCCCTGGGACAGAACCACCGTATGTCAG TCCGCCAAGAAAACAAAGCGGGTCTTGATAGCCCACGAAGCACCGCTAACCGGAGGATTCGGAGCTGAATTGGCGGCAGCCATTCAG GAGGATTGTTTCCTGCATCTCGAGGCACCTGTTGTACGTGTCACGGGCTTCGACACGCCGTTCCCTCACGTTTTTGAACCCTTCTATCTGCCAGACAAGTGGAGATGTCTAGAGGCAATACGTAACCTGCTGGATTACTGA
- the BckdhB gene encoding 2-oxoisovalerate dehydrogenase subunit beta, mitochondrial isoform X2 translates to MQDHLLKAVNNALDLALRSDDTALVFGEDVAFGGVFRCTMGLQSKYGTGRVFNTPLCEQGIVGFGIGAANMGSTAIAEIQFADYIFPAFDQLVNEAAKMRYRSGGEFDCGKLTVRAPCGAVGHGGLYHSQSPEAYFAHTPGLKIVVPRGPIKAKGLLLACIRDPDPCIIFEPKTLYRAAVEEVPVDDFVLPIGKADVLLQGTAVTLIGWGTQVHVLLEVAQLAKTKFNISCEVIDLVSILPWDRTTVCQSAKKTKRVLIAHEAPLTGGFGAELAAAIQEDCFLHLEAPVVRVTGFDTPFPHVFEPFYLPDKWRCLEAIRNLLDY, encoded by the exons ATGCAGGATCACCTGTTAAAG GCGGTAAACAACGCCTTGGATCTGGCACTCCGGTCCGACGATACGGCCCTGGTCTTCGGGGAGGACGTCGCTTTCGGGGGCGTGTTCCGGTGCACGATGGGCCTGCAGTCGAAGTACGGCACTGGTCGAGTGTTCAACACCCCATTATGCGAACAGGGAATTGTCGGTTTCGGGATCGGCGCCGCCAACATGGGTTCCACTGCCATAGCTGAAATTCAATTTGCTGATTACATATTTCCGGCATTCGACCAG CTCGTAAACGAAGCCGCCAAAATGAGATACAGAAGCGGGGGAGAATTCGATTGTGGAAAGTTGACTGTGAGGGCGCCCTGCGGTGCCGTCGGCCATGGTGGACTCTATCATTCCCAAAGCCCCGAGGCCTATTTTGCTCATACGCCAGGGCTAAAG ATAGTCGTCCCGCGGGGTCCGATCAAAGCAAAGGGTTTGCTATTGGCCTGCATCCGCGATCCAGACCCTTGTATAATTTTCGAGCCGAAAACCCTGTACCGAGCGGCGGTCGAAGAAGTGCCCGTCGACGATTTCGTTTTGCCCATTGGAAAAGCGGATGTTTTGCTGCAAG GAACCGCAGTGACGTTGATAGGCTGGGGGACGCAGGTTCACGTCCTTCTGGAGGTAGCACAGCTGGCCAAGACGAAATTCAACATTTCCTGTGAAGTAATAGATCTTGTTTCAATCTTGCCCTGGGACAGAACCACCGTATGTCAG TCCGCCAAGAAAACAAAGCGGGTCTTGATAGCCCACGAAGCACCGCTAACCGGAGGATTCGGAGCTGAATTGGCGGCAGCCATTCAG GAGGATTGTTTCCTGCATCTCGAGGCACCTGTTGTACGTGTCACGGGCTTCGACACGCCGTTCCCTCACGTTTTTGAACCCTTCTATCTGCCAGACAAGTGGAGATGTCTAGAGGCAATACGTAACCTGCTGGATTACTGA
- the LOC138136110 gene encoding cytochrome P450 6a2-like: protein MESGFVQAGIIFGTLLFFVYLYFKHAYTYWERRDVPQLNPTFPFGDMASVIFRHHNMGNKIKEIYDAMRARGHKYVGLYFFSRKAFLPLDPVLIKKILAQDFQHFHDRGIYYDEENDPISAHLFSLAGPKWKNLRARLTPAYSPNKLKYMFDTILDCGTRMVDILEEIAEIDGKVEIKEILARYSTDVIGSCAFGIECNSMRNPNAEFRLMGRRAFTQTIGDALKMVVIRSFPKLAKLFGFGVFTSTVTKFFQDVVNETIRYREANDVTRNDFLQLLIQLKNKGKLEGDSDEKDGAPPVGTSLTLDEAAAQAFIFFLAGFETTSTTISFALFEMARNESVRNKARTEINRVLEKHAGKLTYDAVMEMEYLDTIISETLRKYPPAPVFLRKCTKSYRVPETDVIIEAGLSVLIPAYGLHRDPEYFPDPENFDPDRFSEDNKTKIRDYTYIPFGDGPRICIGMRFAMIQIKIALSLILRTFEIPLSEKTILPMKMENSGIILAPVGGIWLDLIPLK, encoded by the exons atggaaagtggTTTCGTTCAAGCGGGAATTATTTTCGGGACGCTCCTCTTCTTCGTGTACCTATATTTCAAACACGCCTACACGTATTGGGAACGCCGCGATGTTCCCCAACTTAACCCGACTTTCCCCTTCGGCGACATGGCCAGCGTCATTTTCAGGCATCACAACATGGgaaacaaaatcaaagaaatttacGACGCGATGCGAGCGCGAGGACACAAATACGTCGGCCTCTACTTTTTCAGCAGGAAAGCGTTCCTGCCGCTCGATCCGGTCCTGATCAAGAAGATCCTCGCCCAGGATTTCCAACATTTCCACGACAGAGGAATCTATTACGACGAAGAGAATGATCCGATAAGTGCGCATCTGTTCTCGTTGGCCGGACCCAAATGGAAAAATCTGAGGGCCAGACTGACACCGGCTTATTCGCCGAACAAATTGAAATACATGTTCGATACTATCCTAGACTGCGGAACGCGGATGGTCGACATACTCGAGGAAATCGCGGAGATCGACGGCAAAGTCGAAATCAAAGAGATCCTGGCTAG ATACAGCACGGACGTGATAGGATCCTGTGCTTTCGGTATCGAATGCAACAGCATGCGTAACCCGAACGCTGAATTCCGTCTGATGGGTCGTCGAGCTTTCACTCAAACCATCGGAGACGCTCTCAAGATGGTCGTGATCAGGAGCTTCCCTAAACTGGCGAAACTATTCGGTTTCGGCGTGTTCACCTCCACGGTGACCAAATTCTTCCAGGACGTCGTCAACGAGACGATACGGTATCGGGAAGCGAACGACGTCACCAGAAACGACTTTTTGCAGTTGCTAATTCAGCTCAAGAACAAGGGAAAATTAGAGGGCGACAGCGACGAGAAAGACGGGGCGCCGCCCGTCGGGACGTCTTTGACGCTGGACGAGGCCGCGGCACAAGCCTTCATTTTCTTCTTGGCTGGTTTCGAGACGACGTCCACAACAATCAGCTTCGCCCTGTTTGAGATGGCCCGGAACGAGAGCGTACGCAACAAAGCGCGAACCGAAATTAATAGAGTGCTGGAAAAGCACGCGGGAAAATTGACTTATGACGCTGTCATGGAAATGGAATATTTGGATACGATTATTTCCG AGACGCTGCGCAAGTACCCGCCCGCTCCAGTGTTCCTCAGGAAATGTACCAAAAGTTATCGTGTACCGGAAACCGACGTTATTATAGAGGCGGGCTTATCGGTGTTGATCCCGGCTTACGGATTACACAGAGATCCGGAATATTTTCCGGACCCTGAGAACTTCGATCCGGACCGCTTCAGTGAAGACAACAAAACGAAAATACGGGATTACACCTACATTCCCTTCGGTGACGGACCACGTATTTGCATTG GAATGCGTTTTGCGATGatccaaataaaaatagcTTTGTCCTTGATTTTAAGGACGTTCGAAATTCCGCTAAGtgagaaaacaattttaccaatgaaaatggaaaattcgGGCATAATTCTTGCGCCGGTTGGAGGAATTTGGTTAGATTTAATACCGTTAAAATAA